The following proteins are co-located in the Castanea sativa cultivar Marrone di Chiusa Pesio chromosome 8, ASM4071231v1 genome:
- the LOC142606639 gene encoding adenylate kinase isoenzyme 6 homolog — protein MAQNGSVRKRGPNILVTGTPGTGKTTTSSALAEATQLRHIIIGDLVKEKNLHDGWDDELDCYLINEDLVCDELEDLMEEGGNIVDYHGCDFFPERWFDRVVVLQTDNTVLYDRLSRRGYTGSKLSNNIECEIFQVLLQEAKESYPEDIVVALKSDTIEDISRNVASLTDWVGSWHPAS, from the exons ATGGCACAAAACGGTAGTGTGAGAAAGAGGGGGCCGAACATTCTGGTGACAGGGACGCCTGGGACAGGCAAGACAACGACATCATCTGCTTTAGCAGAAGCCACCCAGCTCCGCCACATCATCATCGGTGATTTGGTCAAGGAGAAGAACCTCCATGATGGCTGGGATGACGAGCTTGACTGTTACCTCATCAATGAAGACCTC GTTTGTGATGAGCTTGAGGATTTGATGGAAGAAGGGGGGAACATTGTGGACTACCATGGCTGTGATTTCTTTCCCGAGCGTTGGTTTGATCGAGTAGTTGTGCTTCAGACCGACAACACAGTGTTGTATGATCGCTTGAGTAGGAG AGGTTACACAGGTTCAAAGCTCTCAAACAACATTGAGTGTGAAATCTTCCAAGTTCTGCTCCAAGAGGCGAAAGAAAGTTATCCAGAGGACATTGTGGTGGCATTAAAGAGTGATACAATTGAAGACATTTCCAGAAATGTTGCGAGTTTAACAGATTGGGTGGGAAGTTGGCACCCTGCTTCCTAG
- the LOC142607903 gene encoding 3-hydroxyacyl-[acyl-carrier-protein] dehydratase, mitochondrial: MFIRSLLSANVLPLRCFSSSAINVLKIGDILRQARIFTNEDVLEYSKVSHDSNPMHFDSELARNAGFEDRLVQGMLVAALFPRIISSHFPGAVYVSQSLNFKLPVYIGDKVAGVVQAISLKENKKRYIVKFKTSCFRNDEILVLDGEAMAILPTLAVEQVHSME, from the exons ATGTTCATCAGGAGTTTACTTTCAGCCAATGTCCTCCCTTTGAGATGTTTTTCCTCGTCGGCAATTAATGTTCTAAAAATTGGAGATATCTTAAGGCAAGCAAGAATTTTTACAAATGAAGATGTCCTTGAATATTCGAAGGTGAGTCATGATTCAAATCCTATGCATTTTGATTCTGAGCTTGCTCGAAATGCTGGATTCGAAGATAGACTTGTTCAAGGGATGCTTGTTGCTGCCCTATTTCCTCGCATAATTTCTTCCCATTTT CCTGGAGCTGTATATGTTTCCCAAAGCTTGAATTTCAAGTTGCCAGTCTATATTGGAGACAAGGTGGCAGGTGTGGTACAAGCGATTAGtttgaaagaaaacaagaaaagataCAT TGTAAAATTCAAGACAAGTTGCTTTAGGAATGATGAGATTCTTGTTCTTGATGGAGAGGCTATGGCCATTTTACCTACGCTTGCAGTAGAACAAGTGCATTCAATGGAATGA